The Spiroplasma citri genome has a segment encoding these proteins:
- a CDS encoding DUF3196 family protein, producing MQTPLNYYDELIDEIKKLISNYDYNGAFVKINDELMMPYIPQQVETVLRRLLQEVNEKMQEQKPRETTVWTLAKISDILANPADEETQLLAFQYLKDQNLRQILPVICKYFLNKKVTDFAKIYLLYLLKKQEITEIFEVKKTNGTFHLNPSQIIPYKENEQVKTIMKLLDQWVYNDNPSLYHTCLYLLETYYYNLYPYFLENNEEKALTVAIIYQGHRMYGEQIVVQDLVEQFKVQVEIVKKYLPYLDQEGL from the coding sequence ATGCAAACACCATTGAATTATTATGATGAATTAATTGATGAGATTAAAAAATTAATTAGCAATTATGACTATAATGGTGCCTTTGTTAAAATTAATGATGAATTAATGATGCCTTATATTCCTCAACAAGTTGAAACAGTATTGAGAAGATTATTACAAGAAGTTAATGAAAAAATGCAAGAGCAAAAACCAAGAGAAACAACAGTTTGAACATTAGCAAAAATTAGTGATATTTTAGCAAATCCAGCTGATGAAGAAACACAATTATTAGCTTTTCAATATTTAAAAGACCAAAATTTACGACAAATTTTACCAGTAATTTGTAAATATTTTTTGAATAAAAAAGTAACTGATTTTGCAAAGATTTATTTATTATATTTATTAAAAAAACAAGAAATTACAGAAATCTTTGAAGTGAAAAAAACAAATGGCACTTTTCACTTGAATCCAAGCCAAATAATACCATATAAAGAAAATGAACAAGTTAAGACCATAATGAAATTATTAGACCAATGAGTTTATAATGATAATCCTAGTTTATATCATACTTGCTTATATTTGCTAGAAACATACTATTATAATTTATATCCTTATTTTTTAGAAAATAATGAAGAAAAAGCACTAACTGTAGCTATTATATATCAAGGTCATCGGATGTATGGTGAGCAAATAGTAGTCCAAGATTTGGTAGAACAATTTAAAGTCCAAGTTGAAATAGTAAAAAAATATCTTCCTTACTTAGATCAAGAAGGATTATAA
- the tig gene encoding trigger factor, producing the protein MKFKAEKIQDKGIGKWYVIIDGTEWTDYIQKAEKKAAEQLEVPGFRKGKVPTDLVKKHLTEAKILDAAHHLVVNKAYKFAFDQKSDIEPFSSPVPSVQKISKTEYILQLEFDLKPEVKISKYTSFTDKQLKKTKIEVKKAEIEDNINQLRNRFVIFKPKITEITTGDTVIFDFEGFVDGKPFKGGKATDFTLEIGSGQFIPGFEDAMIGLKTGDKKEINVTFPADYHVEELKATPAIFKLNIKEVKTKELPELNDELAKDVNLKGIDTLAKLEVHVKNNIYEQLLKQEYDHFIGNLFRLIAKDSKIALPESIIRKEANQLKHEFEQKLQGQQLDMKTYKKRTGMSEEDIFNELFKDAKNRLENGVIVDAVVQNENITATEAEIVEQYEKLGKQFGIDGKTLKETKLVSDQQVKEQVIHDKVFAFLYQNNGE; encoded by the coding sequence ATGAAATTTAAAGCGGAAAAAATACAAGATAAAGGAATTGGAAAATGATATGTAATCATTGATGGTACAGAATGAACAGATTATATTCAAAAAGCTGAAAAAAAAGCAGCAGAGCAATTAGAGGTCCCTGGTTTTCGAAAAGGGAAAGTACCTACCGATTTAGTTAAAAAACATTTAACTGAAGCAAAAATTTTAGATGCAGCGCATCATTTAGTTGTTAATAAAGCTTATAAGTTTGCATTTGATCAAAAATCAGATATTGAACCATTTTCATCACCAGTTCCAAGTGTACAAAAAATTAGTAAAACAGAATATATCTTACAATTAGAATTTGATTTAAAACCAGAAGTTAAAATTAGTAAGTATACTAGTTTTACTGATAAACAGTTAAAGAAGACAAAAATTGAAGTTAAAAAAGCAGAGATTGAAGATAATATTAATCAATTACGTAATCGTTTTGTAATTTTTAAACCAAAGATAACAGAAATTACAACTGGAGACACAGTAATTTTTGATTTTGAAGGTTTTGTTGATGGAAAACCATTTAAAGGTGGTAAAGCAACAGATTTTACGTTAGAGATTGGTAGTGGTCAATTTATTCCAGGCTTTGAAGATGCCATGATTGGTTTAAAAACAGGTGATAAGAAAGAAATTAATGTTACTTTCCCAGCAGATTATCATGTTGAAGAATTAAAAGCAACTCCTGCTATTTTTAAGTTAAATATTAAGGAAGTTAAAACAAAAGAGTTACCAGAATTAAATGATGAATTAGCAAAAGATGTTAATTTAAAAGGCATTGATACATTAGCTAAATTGGAAGTGCATGTTAAAAATAATATTTATGAGCAATTATTAAAACAAGAATATGATCATTTTATTGGTAATTTATTCCGCTTAATTGCAAAAGATTCAAAGATTGCTTTACCAGAATCAATTATTCGTAAAGAAGCAAATCAATTAAAACATGAATTTGAACAAAAGTTACAAGGTCAACAGCTGGATATGAAAACTTATAAAAAACGAACAGGAATGTCAGAAGAAGATATTTTTAATGAGTTATTTAAAGACGCTAAAAATCGTTTAGAAAATGGTGTTATTGTTGATGCAGTTGTTCAAAATGAAAATATTACGGCAACTGAAGCAGAAATTGTTGAACAATATGAAAAGTTAGGAAAACAATTTGGAATTGATGGTAAAACATTAAAAGAAACAAAATTAGTATCCGATCAACAAGTAAAAGAACAAGTTATTCATGATAAGGTATTTGCCTTTTTATATCAAAATAATGGTGAATAG
- the lon gene encoding endopeptidase La, whose product MDSKITQLKNVPVLVTRGSYIFLGFEQVLEVGRDKSILAVNTASKDFDNHIVLVSQKKPLEDNPKLSEIYRIGILAELKIRKVWEDGSLTVNFKAVDRVKILDLREGEFYAADIDILKSFVKSEDKIVEKLTANIKELMELQDILPEDLLDQIGDSVDGDEVVDTIAQFLPFIPVAKKQEIIEELDVEKRLQIIFDHLVNKQQANDIDNKISKKIKERVDEQQREYYLREKLKAIKDELDEFDGAADEMKLYKERLANELFPKNIKERIEQEITRYEALPQASSESNIIRTYIDWMMQIPWHEKTEEKNDLKFAKEVLDKYHFGLDKVKERIIEYLAVKTMTKSLKGQIICLVGPPGVGKTSLAKSIAEATGRKFVKMALGGVKDESEIRGHRKTYIGAMPGRIIQSMKRAGSINPLFLLDEIDKMASDYRGDPASAMLEVLDPEQNSTFSDHYLEETYDLSDVMFIATANYYDNIPEALIDRMEIIQLSSYTELEKFHIAKDYLVPKVLSNNGLADGQLTITDDAINEIIKYYTREAGVRQLERDLNAVARKFIVKFLNKEMVNLTVKPNTVNELLGKRRFEHTEKEKESQVGVVTGLAYTQFGGDILPIEVNSFLGKGSLVLTGKLGDIMKESASIALDYVKANSGKFNIDSKFFETHDIHIHVPEGAVPKDGPSAGITLTTAIISALSNRPVSKDIGMTGEITLRGQVLPIGGLREKLISANRSDLKTILIPHKNIKDIEDIPKEVQETLNIIPVATYDEVFKNVFGTN is encoded by the coding sequence ATGGATTCAAAAATAACACAATTAAAAAATGTACCAGTTCTTGTAACGCGGGGTAGTTATATTTTTCTAGGCTTTGAACAAGTATTAGAGGTAGGGCGAGATAAATCAATTTTAGCGGTAAATACAGCTAGCAAGGATTTTGATAATCATATTGTTTTAGTTAGTCAAAAAAAACCGTTAGAAGATAATCCAAAGTTATCTGAAATTTATCGAATTGGGATTTTAGCAGAGTTAAAAATTCGTAAAGTGTGGGAAGATGGTAGTTTAACAGTTAATTTTAAAGCAGTTGATCGGGTAAAAATTTTAGATTTACGCGAAGGAGAATTTTATGCTGCTGATATTGATATTTTGAAGTCATTTGTTAAATCAGAAGATAAAATTGTTGAAAAATTAACAGCTAATATTAAAGAATTAATGGAATTACAGGATATTTTGCCAGAAGATTTATTAGATCAAATTGGTGATTCAGTTGATGGGGATGAAGTTGTTGACACAATTGCCCAATTTTTACCATTTATTCCAGTGGCGAAAAAACAAGAAATTATTGAGGAATTAGATGTTGAAAAAAGGCTTCAAATTATTTTTGATCATTTAGTTAATAAACAACAAGCAAATGATATTGATAATAAAATTAGCAAAAAAATTAAAGAACGAGTTGATGAACAACAACGTGAATATTACTTACGGGAAAAATTAAAAGCAATTAAAGATGAATTAGATGAATTTGATGGTGCAGCTGATGAAATGAAATTATATAAAGAACGATTAGCAAATGAATTATTTCCAAAAAATATTAAAGAACGAATTGAACAAGAAATCACTCGTTATGAAGCATTGCCACAAGCATCAAGTGAATCAAATATTATTCGAACTTATATTGATTGAATGATGCAAATTCCATGACATGAAAAAACAGAAGAAAAAAATGATTTAAAATTTGCAAAAGAAGTGTTAGATAAATATCATTTTGGTTTAGATAAAGTTAAAGAAAGAATTATTGAATACTTAGCTGTTAAAACAATGACTAAATCTTTAAAAGGACAAATTATTTGTTTAGTAGGGCCACCAGGGGTTGGGAAAACAAGTTTAGCAAAATCAATCGCTGAAGCAACAGGGCGAAAATTTGTTAAAATGGCCTTGGGAGGCGTAAAAGATGAGTCAGAAATTCGTGGACATCGTAAAACATATATTGGAGCGATGCCAGGGCGTATTATTCAGTCAATGAAACGTGCTGGTTCAATAAATCCATTATTCTTATTAGATGAAATTGACAAAATGGCCTCAGATTATCGTGGTGATCCTGCTAGTGCGATGTTAGAAGTATTAGATCCAGAACAAAATTCAACATTTTCTGACCACTACTTAGAAGAAACATATGATTTAAGTGATGTTATGTTTATTGCAACAGCCAACTACTATGATAATATTCCAGAAGCTTTAATTGATCGAATGGAAATTATTCAATTATCATCATATACTGAGTTGGAGAAATTCCATATTGCAAAAGATTATTTAGTGCCAAAAGTATTAAGTAATAATGGTTTAGCAGATGGGCAATTAACAATTACTGATGATGCAATTAATGAAATAATTAAATATTATACGCGTGAAGCAGGAGTTCGTCAGTTAGAACGAGATTTAAATGCCGTTGCACGGAAATTTATTGTTAAGTTCTTAAATAAAGAAATGGTTAATTTAACAGTCAAACCAAACACTGTTAATGAACTATTGGGCAAACGTCGTTTTGAACATACTGAAAAAGAAAAAGAATCACAAGTTGGAGTTGTAACAGGATTAGCATATACTCAATTTGGTGGTGATATTTTACCAATTGAAGTTAATAGTTTCTTAGGAAAAGGTTCATTAGTGTTAACTGGAAAATTAGGTGACATAATGAAAGAATCAGCATCAATTGCATTAGACTATGTAAAAGCAAATTCTGGTAAATTTAACATTGATTCAAAATTTTTTGAAACACATGATATTCATATTCATGTTCCAGAAGGAGCAGTTCCAAAAGACGGTCCATCAGCTGGAATTACCTTAACAACAGCAATTATTAGTGCTTTAAGTAATCGACCGGTATCAAAAGATATTGGAATGACGGGTGAAATTACTTTGCGAGGACAAGTTTTACCAATTGGTGGGTTACGAGAAAAATTAATTTCAGCTAACCGTAGTGATTTAAAAACAATTTTAATTCCACATAAAAATATTAAAGATATTGAAGATATTCCAAAAGAAGTGCAAGAAACATTGAATATTATTCCAGTTGCAACATATGATGAAGTTTTCAAAAATGTTTTTGGCACAAACTAG
- a CDS encoding type IV secretory system conjugative DNA transfer family protein, whose product MPGFTFSKFFPYLWKFMSENITFVLICILVISLLFWLIACFIIFVAAKHFEKTYVKKTETSEYGGAKWIVNELDKKGSIKEFNKLYPVHNLHDVKNKAGWVVRFLRKNSKINFNVRGNTHAICLGTTNSGKSQKIVMPSAIYNSCLPERYKPCLIFTDPKGELYDVLSKLLQKNGYEVLVLNLRDPKNSSSWNPLAISYKYYYDSVTIAKELKYFIVKNQKHLEKYVCYYHDEFNCAECFRNIVNKKIAIFRNQWFFDLKEAQEFVEATRNELKSLAIEEINDLVLTIWPLTGGENDHFASMAASIAKTIILGLLEILDDNPATLPLEKFNFPLINMLCSDRKKMKAWFASLPSTSLAKIIGANALATGEKELGSIFSTLDRGLQIYQDLGIQSIVCNNEIDLFKFTEKPKALFLIIPDEKTNRHIFASLIISQLYKANVAIVTERKSKRLPRDIQFYLDEFGNMPTIPNFQSFVTVARSRGIFFLIIVQDLDQVYQKYGKENGTVIISNCNLNIYIQTNNFDTAKTYSDMLGTETVEILSHSRSRSLQTKRIMIDPVQRRKEGMELIKPSDLMKLKNPYGIIFSSKENPGLVYMDSAWKYSKVFGLGKLKNTKIIKPFNFLNNHYFDLFSYVTSGQVEMMKNEIEEKIATILKIPLAERTPEQIKLLEKCKNIGINVNES is encoded by the coding sequence ATGCCAGGTTTTACTTTTAGTAAATTTTTTCCTTATTTATGAAAATTTATGTCTGAAAATATCACTTTTGTCTTGATTTGCATTTTAGTTATTTCACTCCTTTTTTGATTAATTGCTTGTTTTATAATATTTGTTGCTGCAAAACATTTTGAAAAAACATATGTTAAAAAAACAGAAACATCAGAATATGGAGGAGCAAAATGAATTGTAAATGAACTAGACAAGAAAGGAAGTATTAAGGAATTTAATAAATTATATCCTGTTCATAATTTACATGATGTTAAAAATAAAGCAGGATGAGTAGTAAGATTTTTGAGAAAAAACAGTAAAATTAATTTTAATGTTCGTGGTAATACACATGCAATATGTTTAGGAACAACTAATAGTGGGAAATCACAAAAAATTGTAATGCCTTCTGCTATTTATAATAGTTGTTTACCAGAAAGATATAAACCATGTCTAATTTTTACTGATCCTAAAGGAGAATTATATGATGTTTTATCAAAACTATTACAAAAAAATGGTTATGAAGTACTAGTTTTAAATTTACGTGACCCTAAAAATTCGTCTTCTTGGAACCCACTGGCAATTTCTTACAAGTATTATTATGATTCAGTTACTATTGCAAAAGAGTTAAAATATTTTATAGTTAAAAATCAAAAACATTTGGAAAAATATGTTTGTTATTATCATGATGAATTTAATTGTGCAGAATGTTTTAGAAACATTGTTAATAAAAAAATTGCAATTTTTCGCAATCAATGATTTTTTGATTTAAAAGAAGCACAAGAATTTGTTGAAGCAACTAGAAATGAATTAAAATCATTAGCAATTGAAGAAATTAACGATTTAGTTTTAACAATTTGACCTTTAACTGGTGGGGAAAATGACCATTTTGCAAGTATGGCTGCTAGTATTGCAAAAACAATTATTTTAGGATTATTAGAAATATTAGATGATAATCCAGCGACATTGCCATTAGAAAAATTTAATTTTCCATTAATTAATATGCTTTGTAGTGACCGTAAAAAAATGAAAGCCTGATTTGCTAGCTTACCATCAACATCATTAGCAAAAATTATCGGGGCTAATGCATTAGCAACCGGAGAAAAAGAATTAGGTTCAATATTTTCAACTTTAGATCGTGGATTACAAATATATCAAGATCTTGGTATTCAATCTATTGTATGTAATAATGAAATTGATTTATTTAAGTTTACTGAAAAACCAAAAGCTTTATTTTTAATTATTCCGGATGAAAAAACTAATCGTCATATTTTTGCTTCGTTAATTATTTCTCAGTTATATAAAGCAAATGTAGCAATTGTAACAGAACGAAAAAGTAAACGTTTACCACGAGATATTCAATTTTATTTAGATGAGTTTGGAAATATGCCAACAATCCCTAATTTCCAATCCTTTGTTACGGTTGCTCGGAGCAGGGGAATTTTTTTCCTAATAATTGTTCAAGATTTAGATCAAGTTTATCAAAAATATGGGAAAGAAAATGGAACAGTTATTATTTCAAACTGTAATTTAAATATTTATATTCAAACTAATAATTTTGATACTGCAAAAACATATTCAGATATGTTAGGAACTGAAACAGTTGAAATTTTATCTCATTCACGTTCACGTAGCTTGCAAACAAAACGAATTATGATTGATCCTGTTCAAAGAAGAAAAGAAGGAATGGAATTAATTAAACCTAGTGATTTAATGAAATTAAAAAATCCTTATGGAATTATATTTAGTTCAAAAGAAAATCCGGGTCTAGTTTATATGGACTCAGCATGAAAATATAGTAAAGTATTTGGCTTAGGTAAACTTAAAAATACAAAAATAATTAAACCGTTTAATTTTCTTAATAATCATTATTTTGATTTATTTTCATATGTCACATCAGGTCAAGTTGAAATGATGAAAAATGAAATTGAAGAAAAAATTGCAACTATTTTAAAAATTCCTCTTGCAGAACGAACACCTGAACAAATTAAATTGTTAGAAAAATGTAAAAATATTGGAATTAATGTTAATGAAAGTTAA
- a CDS encoding Mbov_0397 family ICE element conjugal transfer ATPase, with protein MNNSIIPPQLKKQKLRLKDNFSLLDLGLTLTYAMFAFMLGYNLITLSIMLRVIIGITFFLFLMMTLIHSDKYSGKIYIIIFRAFVFLAKKRKFDIYSKNNNTSLLMPYKKLHDMCIETTVLEGGKKWYVGAIEIKGLNITTLDTNEQLLKFNQLANMFRLTDCQLSLVKFEKPYDLEKNIINLDKTVDKLINLRRDEILTAKGYKSRFEQLEGYRKLYEDQAGILGYSFTNKVFVLFVYDTSLSKLERDIHIIKMKLTETNLRTIDLDKYELVNTIKLIFNPFDEKFSNEKIDEYQDNVNELLALDNITFTKSGFRINDAQFSIKGIQNYPIYPQSGWAAKLCTTDSTVIFNISNTNIDAVKEQLHRAMINARTNYFSVKKTVNRSEKEREYESFENLVQLIASGEEQIKRVNVIFLNYGFNRHMLKQSEERLHILLKSLNMKMDYLFFQQISGYSALLPKPTDPTAYHNSYEMPCATLGNSFPFLNNALEDEKGLFVGYNTTGDVIFTDQFKRGGDFQNSNALFIGTTGGGKTTTVSKFLNYHIINGRKVIIIDPKREFGKLCDYHDGNWIDVGSGHKGNFNPLQINAKIDQYQNINTIIGDHLQILETYFHFTHPSLKMDEVGFLTQRILDLYLKLGINNEEKFNKMENNDWPIFDDLLNFLTKLEPDLGEAEMLHKITKIIQYDFTGYGKYAALWNKHSTITLDDNLLNVLDIQTLYSKQKVLKAQMFLMLNYIRTEINNNRFNTDNEIILAVDEAHIVIDKDNPQALKFLFETVKMIRGFNGGVILVTQNLTDFRMTAELEREASAILNNAQYVGILKLKQKDLHDVSELYSASGGLSESEINFCAGAQRGDMLFMVTDYNRHCLHVELSDFEQQAFGIKLLEN; from the coding sequence ATGAATAACAGTATTATTCCACCGCAGTTGAAAAAACAAAAGCTACGCTTAAAGGATAATTTTTCGTTACTTGATTTAGGTTTAACTTTAACATATGCAATGTTTGCATTTATGTTAGGTTACAATTTAATCACATTATCAATAATGTTAAGAGTAATTATTGGTATTACTTTTTTCTTATTTTTAATGATGACATTAATTCATTCTGATAAATATAGTGGAAAAATTTATATTATAATTTTTCGAGCATTTGTTTTTTTAGCTAAAAAAAGAAAGTTTGATATTTATAGTAAAAATAATAACACATCCTTATTAATGCCATATAAGAAATTGCATGACATGTGTATTGAAACTACTGTTTTAGAAGGTGGTAAAAAATGATATGTTGGTGCAATTGAAATTAAAGGACTTAATATTACAACATTAGATACAAATGAACAATTATTAAAATTTAATCAATTGGCAAATATGTTTCGTTTAACAGATTGTCAATTAAGTTTAGTAAAATTTGAAAAACCTTATGATTTAGAAAAAAATATTATTAATTTAGATAAAACAGTTGATAAATTAATTAATCTTCGTAGAGACGAAATTTTAACCGCAAAAGGATATAAAAGCCGTTTTGAACAATTAGAAGGTTATCGCAAGCTTTATGAAGATCAAGCTGGTATTTTAGGTTATTCTTTTACTAATAAAGTATTTGTTTTATTTGTATATGATACTTCATTAAGTAAATTAGAACGAGACATTCATATTATTAAAATGAAGTTAACTGAAACTAATTTGCGAACTATTGATTTGGATAAATATGAGTTAGTTAATACAATTAAACTGATTTTTAATCCATTTGATGAAAAGTTTTCAAATGAAAAAATTGATGAGTATCAAGATAATGTTAATGAGTTATTAGCATTAGATAATATTACCTTTACTAAAAGTGGCTTTCGCATAAATGATGCCCAATTTTCTATTAAAGGAATTCAAAATTATCCAATCTATCCACAAAGTGGCTGAGCTGCAAAATTATGTACAACAGATAGTACAGTTATTTTTAACATCTCTAATACAAATATCGATGCGGTTAAAGAACAATTACATCGAGCAATGATTAATGCCCGAACTAATTATTTTTCTGTTAAAAAAACGGTTAATCGTTCAGAAAAAGAGCGTGAATATGAATCGTTTGAAAACTTAGTGCAATTAATTGCATCAGGAGAAGAACAAATTAAACGGGTAAATGTTATTTTCTTAAATTATGGTTTTAATCGACATATGTTAAAACAATCAGAAGAAAGACTACATATCTTATTAAAAAGTCTTAATATGAAAATGGATTATTTATTTTTTCAACAAATAAGTGGGTATAGTGCCTTATTACCAAAACCAACTGATCCAACTGCATATCATAATTCTTATGAAATGCCATGTGCAACATTAGGAAATTCATTTCCATTTTTAAATAATGCTTTAGAAGATGAAAAAGGATTATTTGTTGGTTATAACACTACGGGTGATGTAATTTTTACGGACCAATTTAAACGTGGTGGTGATTTTCAAAATTCAAATGCACTATTTATTGGCACAACAGGAGGTGGTAAAACAACAACTGTTAGCAAATTTTTAAATTATCATATCATTAATGGTAGAAAAGTAATTATTATTGATCCAAAACGAGAGTTTGGGAAACTTTGTGATTATCATGATGGAAACTGAATTGATGTTGGTTCTGGACATAAAGGAAATTTTAATCCGCTACAAATTAATGCAAAAATTGATCAATATCAAAATATTAATACAATCATTGGTGACCATTTACAAATTTTAGAAACCTATTTTCATTTTACCCACCCAAGTTTAAAAATGGATGAAGTTGGTTTTTTAACACAACGAATTTTAGATTTATATTTAAAACTAGGTATTAATAATGAAGAAAAATTTAATAAAATGGAAAATAATGACTGACCAATTTTTGATGATTTACTCAATTTTTTAACAAAGCTAGAACCAGATCTTGGTGAAGCAGAAATGCTCCACAAAATTACAAAAATTATTCAATATGATTTTACTGGTTATGGAAAATATGCTGCCTTATGGAACAAACACTCAACTATTACCTTAGATGATAATTTATTAAATGTTTTAGATATTCAAACACTATATTCAAAACAAAAAGTTTTAAAAGCACAAATGTTTTTAATGCTTAATTATATTCGAACAGAAATTAATAATAATAGATTTAATACAGACAATGAAATAATTTTAGCAGTCGATGAAGCACATATTGTTATTGACAAAGACAATCCACAAGCGCTAAAGTTTCTATTTGAAACAGTAAAAATGATTCGTGGTTTTAATGGCGGGGTAATTTTAGTAACACAAAATTTAACCGATTTTAGAATGACTGCCGAATTAGAGCGAGAAGCATCTGCCATTCTGAACAATGCGCAATATGTTGGAATTTTAAAATTAAAACAAAAAGACTTACATGATGTAAGTGAATTGTATAGTGCAAGTGGAGGTTTATCTGAATCAGAAATTAATTTTTGTGCTGGTGCACAACGAGGAGATATGTTATTTATGGTGACAGATTATAATCGCCATTGTTTACATGTTGAATTATCTGATTTTGAACAACAAGCCTTTGGAATTAAATTATTAGAAAACTAA
- a CDS encoding Mbov_0395 family pilin-like conjugal transfer protein, protein MSLLSLLADAPDFSKTADLVVVLLNAILSPVSIIAGAICILYIIKHGLKIKKFADDPEQRNIQIYAVCWCVFGLALCIFAPIFINTILPELINSSGRYEPPTK, encoded by the coding sequence ATGAGTCTATTAAGTTTACTAGCTGATGCACCTGATTTTTCAAAAACTGCCGATTTAGTAGTTGTATTATTAAATGCGATATTATCACCAGTTTCAATTATTGCTGGGGCAATTTGTATTTTATATATTATTAAACATGGTTTAAAAATTAAAAAATTTGCTGATGATCCTGAACAACGAAATATTCAAATTTATGCTGTTTGCTGATGTGTTTTTGGGTTAGCATTATGTATTTTTGCACCAATATTTATTAACACAATTCTACCAGAATTAATTAATAGTTCAGGAAGATATGAACCTCCCACTAAGTAG
- a CDS encoding Mbov_0396 family ICE element transmembrane protein, producing MELIFNLPFLSIIDWILNGIYKAVWGIFITGPLGLVSVFTKVLEFLSSGIIFSLLFNSQEGFSWSNIPIAFWQFAIVSVAFLVIIFITQYLTLQFKDAKEMQPRLLACFKYTGLAGIFVLFIPIGFFFLNGIITWFMGMLSTIFGTSDQNLADLLYWIGNSNGVAGKPGDYGPPSNIMDWSLIIEIFSICFVLFAIAMLGMSLTQKIFELLFLFIVAPVVMATMVQDEGKRALTWKDMVLSKMLAASTALVAYYIFIIYINVISGPNFGPSDFPGYAKMLLQIICILGGALGVWGITNLLSAFIGEAIGMSDGLNSIRSTMAAGMFAMGAGKVAKKALGFVKKKNKKGSSGIPGIPGIDTFSGGGNQNQSQGISPLSFLETRTGALGMIGKGLRVGGNALGRSIWAVKNGWESTKSAWGDSYDVNPTSTGRLGKVKKNLNQTKNFMKTEARIGANYLGRKSMKIAAKGIKQVKRHSYDHVQRGYKAGKRKER from the coding sequence ATGGAATTAATATTTAATTTACCTTTTTTAAGTATCATTGACTGAATTTTAAATGGGATATATAAAGCAGTATGAGGAATCTTTATTACTGGCCCGTTAGGGTTGGTTTCAGTTTTTACAAAAGTTCTTGAATTTTTATCATCAGGAATAATTTTTAGTTTATTATTTAACTCACAAGAAGGCTTTTCTTGGTCAAATATTCCAATTGCATTTTGGCAATTTGCCATTGTTTCAGTAGCTTTCTTAGTAATAATTTTTATTACCCAATATTTAACATTACAATTTAAAGATGCAAAAGAAATGCAACCAAGATTACTGGCGTGCTTTAAATATACTGGTTTAGCTGGAATTTTTGTTCTTTTCATTCCAATTGGTTTTTTCTTTTTAAATGGAATTATTACTTGGTTTATGGGAATGTTAAGTACGATTTTTGGAACTAGTGACCAAAATTTAGCTGATCTATTATATTGAATTGGAAATAGCAATGGTGTTGCTGGTAAACCAGGCGATTATGGGCCACCAAGTAATATTATGGATTGAAGTTTAATTATTGAAATTTTTTCCATTTGTTTTGTTCTTTTTGCCATTGCAATGTTGGGAATGTCATTAACACAAAAGATTTTTGAATTATTATTTCTTTTTATAGTTGCTCCAGTTGTAATGGCAACGATGGTGCAAGATGAAGGGAAAAGAGCATTAACATGAAAAGATATGGTGTTATCAAAAATGTTAGCAGCCTCAACAGCCTTAGTGGCTTATTATATTTTTATTATATATATTAATGTTATTTCAGGTCCTAATTTTGGTCCCTCTGATTTTCCTGGCTATGCCAAAATGCTTTTACAAATTATTTGTATTTTAGGAGGAGCATTAGGTGTCTGAGGCATTACAAATTTACTTTCAGCTTTTATTGGTGAAGCAATTGGAATGTCAGATGGTCTTAATTCAATTCGAAGTACAATGGCAGCAGGAATGTTCGCAATGGGAGCAGGGAAGGTAGCTAAAAAAGCACTTGGTTTTGTGAAAAAGAAAAATAAAAAAGGTTCATCAGGTATTCCTGGCATTCCAGGAATAGATACTTTTAGTGGTGGCGGGAACCAAAACCAAAGTCAAGGAATATCACCACTAAGCTTTTTAGAAACAAGAACAGGAGCCTTAGGAATGATTGGAAAAGGATTACGGGTTGGGGGTAATGCGCTTGGACGTTCAATATGGGCAGTTAAAAATGGATGAGAATCAACAAAATCTGCATGAGGAGACTCATATGATGTTAATCCAACATCAACAGGAAGGTTAGGGAAAGTTAAGAAAAATCTTAATCAAACTAAAAACTTTATGAAAACAGAAGCACGCATTGGAGCAAATTATCTTGGTAGAAAATCTATGAAGATAGCTGCAAAAGGAATAAAACAAGTTAAAAGACATTCTTATGATCATGTCCAACGAGGATACAAAGCTGGCAAAAGAAAAGAACGTTAA